GCAAAGGGGTCGATCAAAGTTTACGCTATTTTGTTTGCATCCGGTTGTTGCTGTAGTTCATGTATCAGTTTCGTATCGGTTGTGGTGCGTTCTGTTCCGTTTTCCGTTTCAGGTTTTGTCTCGTTTGTTGAATATGAGGAAAGATAACTAAAACTAAACCAATTTGTCGTTACCGTCACTCCAAATATGTTTGCAATTCTACTGTCAGTACGATCGGATTAGCCTACTGTTTATTCTTAGAAAGATTGTGTAAAATGTATACATGATAATATAGGACTGGAGTAAATGCACAAAAAGTGGGAGGTTGCGAGGTCGGGAGGTTCGAAGGTTGGATCGACACACTTAGGGGTCCATGATTCGTTTGGTATTTCACAATCGGAGTTGTCTTTCACAAGTATgctttgtacattttattCGGATGCAGTATTCTATACAATTACAAGTTATGTATGCACATACGTAAAAATGATATTTGGAAAGCAAGACCTTACACATATAAAATCGGAAACACGGCGCCCTGGCCTCCCTCCTCGCTGGGGATTGCGTTTCACCCGTCAAAGAATACaataaaacactttaaagTCGTATAATGCACAATTCATTGAAGTAATCCCGGAAAGACTGTGCTGTTAAACACACTCCCCCAAGCACACTTCAGTGGCTCCTGCGTCCAAAGCAGGCCGACGAGGTCAGACCAGGTGAACCTGATATGACCGTCAGCGATTCAATGCGAATCGGAGCCATATTGCAATAAACGCTTTGTATGTGGGCAGATTGGGGAAGATACAGAAGGTTAGGATGGCGCTGTCGCTTGCATGGAAACTCTTGCAATCGGACGCCTCTGTCAGTTTGGACTGGTGGATGGTGGGTAAGTGAGGGTAATGTGTTTCTGTTACTGTCCTGTTTGGTATGTGTGTCAGTGTCGGTCCAGTTCTGTTCGGTGTACGCTTTAAACTAATTGATAAAACATAGTTTAAACGTTAGTCGTGTTAACTAAATGTTAAAATCTGGATCTTACGAATACGGCGCTCGAATCGTGTTCACTGTAGCCCAAACGCTTGGTGTGCTTGAACACCTCGTTGGTGATGCTGGTGACGGGCATGGACTGGTCCAGATTCTCCGCCATATTTAGCACCAAGCGCAAGTCACGTTGCATGTGGCTCAAAGGCTGCTGTGGATTGAAGTCACCCTTTGCCATTTCTGAAAAGGAATACGACAAGTGTTTAACAAAAGGATAAACTAAAGAATGAGGAAATATAATTGCTGCTATCCATACCTTTGCCCTTAGCCAGCAACATGGGTGATTTCATTGAAGTCAAATCGAAAATGTCTATGATGTCGTTCAGGGAAATTGAGAAACGATCAGCTGCAAAACCAATAATGAACAATTAGTAAAAGCTTTTTACAATCCAATAAAGAAAACCTACCAAGTGCTAACGCCTCAGCCAACCCGACCAGACTCACTCCCAAAATGGTTTGCAAAATTAGGTTTACTTTGCAGGCGTTACCGATATCTGCTAGATGTGAACAAAAGAcgtattttaataaattgttttaggGCATTTGTCATCAGTGCAGGCTGTACTTACTCCCCAAGAAGAAGGTGTTCTTGGCGATGGTCTTGAAGCACGAGTGGCACTCCTCGAACACTGAACGATCTCCACCGGCGAGGATGATGAGCATGCCATCAGCCGCCTCCTGGCGCGAGCCGTGAATTTGTGCCTCAAGATAGCGACCATTGCACTGCTTGATACCCTCGCCAATGTCCAACGAGGTGTCCGGATCAATTGTAGACATTTCAACGTAGGCCTTATTGTTCAAGTCCTTTAACTGCAGAACGCCGCAGTTGCCAAAAACGAGCTGAACGGCGAAAAAGAAGAATGTATAAATAAGAAGAATTGAGCAACAGCACCAAGGTTTTTGTCGTTTGTTAAATTACATCATCGCGGTTTCACAATTGTTttgtattacaatttattttaattttccgtaATTTATGCAGtctacgaaaaaaaaacattacttTGCAATGAATGCATCAAAAAATCGCCCGAATGTGTCGAATATTTTCACGTttggatacatttttttaccaGGTGCTTTccttaatatgtaatatataagGTAACAAGACGCGATaagataaaaaatttaaaagatacaaaaacgCCCAAATCTTATTCCTGTCAACAACGTGGTGCTTCAAGCATTTCCCAaatgaaatatacatatatatattgaagACTTACATCCTTGGCGCCCTTTGGATCGGACACACAGCAAAAGATAACGTCGGCAGCTTCCACAACATCCATGGGCGTGTCCTTCACCTCAGCACCGGCCTCGGCAAACGGTTGGCACTACAAAACGAGATTGTTGTAGGATTCATGTGTGAATTCAGTGCAGTGGGCTTTTACCTTGTCAATGGTGCGGTTCCAGACCACAACCTTGTGACCCGTGTAGATCAAATCCTTGACTATGGTAGATCCCATCATGCCAAGACCCAGGAAGCCGAAGGTCTGCTCTGAAGGCACGATTTCGCGATCGGCCAGTGTGTTCGAGCGCGAGCTCATGTCGATCACTTGGGTCTCTGGTCGCGTGACAACCGGTCGGTCAAGCAGAGCAATTGCATTCGGTGCACGCTTGGCAGCGATTGAGGCCAAAAGTGCGTCAGTCTCGACCCGACGTCGGCCAGTTGGCGTGGAGCTGGCTTCCTCCGCATCTTGCAATGCCTCACCGGAAGTGGCCCTTTTGCCTCGCTTGGCATTCGATGGCCCACTGGGCGTCTGTTGGGCAGAGGTGCGCCGTTTCTGTGCTGATTTTGCCGATCCCTTTGTCGACTTGACCGATGTAGCGGCCACGGACTTTGCTTTGGGCGTCCGCTTGCCACCTGCCTTCGTTGTGGCCGCCGGCGTCGTGGCGGGTGACGCTGAGGAATCTGCATTGATTTCTACATCCAATCCGTCGCCCTCATCAGGGCTGCCTACCACATGGGCCACCACACCATTGTTGGCATCGGCAGTTGCTTCCTCAGCCACAATCTCCTCGCTGTCCAAGCCATCCCGGATCTTGTCAAAATCAGCCTCGGTGGCGTGATTGGGCGCACCGCAGCTTTTGTTGACCTGCTCGTCCACCTCGGCGGGGTCGTCAATGTACTTTTCGATGTCCGTCATAGCGTGCCGGAAAGCAGCGGGCTTGCTCACCTTGGCCAGTTCCTCCTTCCAGGGTCCTTCGAAGGGCTTGATGTTGTTCTCCTCAATCCAGGCGCTGTTAAATATTACCCGCATTATTACAGTCTCTTTCCGAGGTGGTGTGCATTTTACTTACAAATTCCTAGATCCGAAGAAAAACACGCATTTGGTATTCGCCCGGCGCTGCTGGCTGAGCAGATCAAGTGGCGGATCGACAATCTAAGGAGAGAAATTATAGTTAGATACGCTACATCACACCTTTACACTCTAAACAAGCTAGCAGAATTCTTAATATTTTAAGCAGACATTTGAATAATCAAATTTAAGGACGCTCACTCTCTATGTACCCATGAATTCCACTGAACTTTTAGCGTTAAACCATTTACAAAACATTATCTCgcataaaactaaactaaactaaacaatTGCATTTGAAAACCACTGCTTTAACTTTACATTGAGTAAACATCACAAGGATTTCAATCGTTCCGAAACCTGCACAAAACCAATTTGAAAAAATCTAAGTTGAGGTGATTCACTAATCATTAGCACATTTAACGAAACTTCTTCACAGCACCAATTGCTATATCACAAGATTGACGATGAGaatgttaatgttaattgAAAGTtgatatacaaaaaaatgcccTTTGAGTGCCATAGAAGAACAAAACGCGGATCTGATATCCTTGGCAACGTCTGTTCAAAATCCACGCCCGCCGCGCGTCACTCCCCCTCCTCCGGCCGCACATGCTGGTTTCCATGGGCTGTACACACGATCAAAAGCTGTAGCTCAATGGCCCCCGATAGCAGCTCCATGGAGAGACCATTTGCCGACCTCCGCCGACAGCGACGAccatagcagcagcagcaacaacaacagcaacggggGCAATGTGTGCAAGTGCGTGGCTGTGGGCAGAGCGGCGGCAGCGAAGCCAGCAGCGTTGAATCGAAAAGTACAGtcgaaaacaaacacaacaacatGGCAGCAGAGGAGGCGGCAGCGACGCGACGTCGACGCGGCGTAAACATTCCGATCGCCGATTGCAATGCTTACCATTCCTGGCCACGGAGTGAAGCCCTTCATTTTGGCCCTGCAAAGAAAATGGATGAAAATGCGCTATTAGGACAAATTTACAGCGGTAAACAGGGGAAAACTCATATTGGCCGTAAGAAggaatgaaaaaaaaaaagggcgCGCGCGCGAAAAAAGCGCCAACGCAGAGAAGTCGACGTCGCCGCCTGGAATCCACGCAAGTAGCTCCGGAATATATCCGCCGTTCAGATGAAGCTACACGGATATGGCGTTGCGTGGCGGTCGAGAAGGCAGCGCtaattgcttttttatgcacaCTTCACTGGGTTTTTttcctcttatttttttttttcggagCGCCAACGGTGCGCAATTGAGGTtatgtgtttgctttgattttcattcttttcatttttgtttcgcGGCACAGCGGTGCTGGGAATACAGCGAGTATGCGAGTATATTGATGGGTCCACGGTCCCGGCTTACCATATCAGATCCTTGggtttgtaaataaatttctcCGCCGTATCGCCGCCCGACAGCGACAGTTTTTTATTCTTCGACATTATGTTGTCCAGGCGTATGTTGAACTTGGTTATTTTGCTGGCTTGGGCGGACGGCGCACGGGAGCTAATCGGATTCTCGGATCGGAGCACAAATCTCGGCGTTGCGATTTAATGAATTTCGGAGATATTCGCTCGCTGGCCACccgtatttttcttttttttcgctttgtgtgtgtgatgcGCTGCCGAACCGATAGTATTTGCTCGAGCAATGCGATAGCAGGCAGGCGCCATTTTGGCTGGCTATCGGCTAGTGTTGGGAAGCGGCGGCACTGCAACGTCACACCATTGGACTGCCAACCCGCCTCAAACTcagttaattattaatttggttccaatttgcatttatttttaaattagtaTAACAGTACATTTAGAATAATTAggttatattaaaaataattatttttttattcgtttcaTTGCACTTGGCATTGTAATGCCATTGAATAACTTACAAAAAGACAAAGAGAAGTGAACTAGTTTCACTTGttcattattgttttgttaatAAACGTTCCTAATaagacatttaaatattttatttaatttgatagCTGATTTTAATATCAATTATATTTTGTGACTTTTTAGATATTAATTACAGGGCCGGaaataatatattgaaatttaaatacatgaaaactttttttttttacttcgtTATCATTTTgctttacaaatttatttttagaaatgtTGTAGTAAGGGAGCTaaaaaattttctttaaaattaaacaatttcaccgaacaaaacagaaaactactattaattaatatactctttcaaatttattgttgCATACTAAATTCTTTATACTCTTTGGGATATTTAGCTTGAGAACCTAAAAGGATGAAAAAGAATTCCGCTTAACCACAAGTCCAGTCCTCTTAGtctgaaaatatattaccaCACGTCCAACTCAATTTTTCTCTGATATTCAGCACTCAGCATCAGCCATATAATCCTCATAAATATGaaacaatcaaataaaacgagaataaaaagcaaatgctGTAGGGGTTGCGGGGGGCATGCGACAACCCTGCTCGGGAAACTTTTTCGGGTGACCTGGCAAACAAAAGGgtaaaaaaagggaaattgtgGCCGTTAAAGGGGTAAAAAGTTGCTTTTGTGCTGCGAAAAGAAAGCGTAGTTTTGGGTTGAAtcattgcattttgtttggcaattAGCAGGCGCGAAATGGGTGAAAAGGATTTATTGGGACCAGATTGCCATCAATTATAGGGGAAAAAACGTACATATGTTTCCCTAGTTTTGATCGCTTCCTAGTTAggtaaaatataaaaggatttgtttgtgtgtttcaatttgaattgtaggaaatattgaatacatttttttaattcctaGCTGATCAATAGATTTACTCCGATTAAAGATAATATCGATTCCTTAAAGCTTGGGACATCGATTATTTTCAAGAAAATCTTATGTTTCCAGCTTCTCTTCTTCTTTACTCTAGCGGTGCATTGAAAATGGAAGTTCCGTCAacataaaaacagaaatattaaattgtttttctccagtatgtatatatcaGAATTATATATTTGAACTAATTCCTGCTTTAGTTCTGTTCCCCCTTCCAGACTAAAGTGTCTTGATTCTCAAGttacgtttttgtttacgACCTTCCAATTGCGCTGACACTTTAAAATCAGGCGCTTCTCTGTTTACAAGTTgatatttatgtgtgtgtgtgtatgttgcttggaattttgtttgaaaattgaATGTGTTTGCCCATTGGAATTCAGTCGGTTTTACGCATCTTGGAAGTTAGAACCTTGAATATCAGTAAAATGTATTTGATTTAATCTAAACCATAactatttaaagatttttaaactatttacaaATGAATTGCTTTCCAGAGAATATTGCACTGGATTGCATTTAGGAACACCCTAATAAACCTAGTAagtttataatatattaaactAATCTTTGtattaatattgaaaatttttgTGTAGCTGCttattccaattccaatttaaGTGAGTGTTAAGTtcttgatttttaataaaaaccacTCAATTTTTCATGGGATAATTTCGGGTGGATCGCAATGATCCAATTGCTTCTACAAATGATTTCCTATTTACTTGCGCACATGGTAAATAATGTAAAGCAACTAAAGTGTTGATAAAACAACAACTTGCAGCACGCTCCACTGCCGATTGTGGAGCACCACTTGCCACACCACTGGTGGATGTGGAGGAGGGGAAGGGCGCTGGGCGGAGGCACTGCAGCAGGATCTAGTGCAgcgcaaacaaacagcaaatagGCACAAGGACCTCCTTACTTGCGGCTTAGCCAGTTGCtttgttttcccatttaaaAGCTGCAGATGCCGTCGCATTCGCCGCATTTGCTTTCGCTTTTGCCCAACTTAAATTAGCTAATTCACTCCCCACTAAATCACAATCCGAATCCACAAAATTTAATCCTGTGGCTGGCTTCACAATTTTTGGCTCGCTTTGGGCAAAGTTCTCTGACGCGCAGAAATTTCTACATGAGTGAACAAGGAAAAGTTAGGCAGACTTTAAGCTCaactatgtatatttaaaCCGACAATTTTTGCTAGCTAAAAAATAGATTTACcaacaaaaatttatttgaatttagaaATAGTTTATCCAATAAAATCTGTTGGGAAAAAGGAGCAGCATTTCCCACCAGTAGTgatacaattaaaaaaaaaactaaaatcaatttttatttctttccaAATGTAGAAAAAATGGAACAACTGAATGCTGGCCAGGAAGAATCCATTTTGATAACTCTTTTTGTAAATCCCCATCAATTCAGCTATGTGAGATGCATAGATGTCGAGAACTCAACCATGTTGGTCCGCCAAATAGAGCGGGATTTAACGGATTACTGCACCAGTGAAAGGACGCAGCAGGTTTACGTGGAGAATGAGGGAGTTATTGTGCGCTATAAGCCCTGGAGTCCACACAAGCTCCTGAGGGGTGTGGTGCGCAGGCGGCAGGACGAGAAGTACCTGGTTTGGATCCAGGATTACGGATTTAACCTCTGCTGTTCTGTGCGGGATTTGTGGCCCCTGCCTGACCATTTGAGCCGCAGTTTATGCGACTTTAAAGAGGGTGGTGTGGCCTTGATTGCTCCCCATTCCGACAGTGGCTGGCTGCGATCCGCCATCAACACTTTGGACAAGCAACTAGTGGAAGCCAGTCAACTCACATTTAAAGTCATACATCGTGGCAAATCGAATCGGAATTTCGGTCTGCTTAAGTTTAAATCACCGTGCCAGACTGAGGATGCTGCAACCTTTCTGATAGCGCAGGACCAAGGACGCTACGACGACTCCTTGACCATGGTCAGCTTTGACGAGGATATAAGCTTTCAAATGGCCGAGGTCAACGACATGTCGATCGAAGCAGGACCGCGTGTAAGAAGAATAATTGAACTAGTGGCTGGTAGGCCATTCCCCCAAAAGCCCATCCTATTGTCCAACAATGTAATGCCAACTGCTAATGTATCGACTC
This genomic stretch from Drosophila teissieri strain GT53w chromosome 2L, Prin_Dtei_1.1, whole genome shotgun sequence harbors:
- the LOC122614185 gene encoding putative oxidoreductase GLYR1 homolog isoform X1, yielding MSKNKKLSLSGGDTAEKFIYKPKDLIWAKMKGFTPWPGMIVDPPLDLLSQQRRANTKCVFFFGSRNFAWIEENNIKPFEGPWKEELAKVSKPAAFRHAMTDIEKYIDDPAEVDEQVNKSCGAPNHATEADFDKIRDGLDSEEIVAEEATADANNGVVAHVVGSPDEGDGLDVEINADSSASPATTPAATTKAGGKRTPKAKSVAATSVKSTKGSAKSAQKRRTSAQQTPSGPSNAKRGKRATSGEALQDAEEASSTPTGRRRVETDALLASIAAKRAPNAIALLDRPVVTRPETQVIDMSSRSNTLADREIVPSEQTFGFLGLGMMGSTIVKDLIYTGHKVVVWNRTIDKCQPFAEAGAEVKDTPMDVVEAADVIFCCVSDPKGAKDLVFGNCGVLQLKDLNNKAYVEMSTIDPDTSLDIGEGIKQCNGRYLEAQIHGSRQEAADGMLIILAGGDRSVFEECHSCFKTIAKNTFFLGTDIGNACKVNLILQTILGVSLVGLAEALALADRFSISLNDIIDIFDLTSMKSPMLLAKGKEMAKGDFNPQQPLSHMQRDLRLVLNMAENLDQSMPVTSITNEVFKHTKRLGYSEHDSSAVFVRSRF
- the LOC122614185 gene encoding putative oxidoreductase GLYR1 homolog isoform X2; protein product: MSKNKKLSLSGGDTAEKFIYKPKDLIWAKMKGFTPWPGMIVDPPLDLLSQQRRANTKCVFFFGSRNFAWIEENNIKPFEGPWKEELAKVSKPAAFRHAMTDIEKYIDDPAEVDEQVNKSCGAPNHATEADFDKIRDGLDSEEIVAEEATADANNGVVAHVVGSPDEGDGLDVEINADSSASPATTPAATTKAGGKRTPKAKSVAATSVKSTKGSAKSAQKRRTSAQQTPSGPSNAKRGKRATSGEALQDAEEASSTPTGRRRVETDALLASIAAKRAPNAIALLDRPVVTRPETQVIDMSSRSNTLADREIVPSEQTFGFLGLGMMGSTIVKDLIYTGHKVVVWNRTIDKCQPFAEAGAEVKDTPMDVVEAADVIFCCVSDPKGAKDLVFGNCGVLQLKDLNNKAYVEMSTIDPDTSLDIGEGIKQCNGRYLEAQIHGSRQEAADGMLIILAGGDRSVFEECHSCFKTIAKNTFFLGNIGNACKVNLILQTILGVSLVGLAEALALADRFSISLNDIIDIFDLTSMKSPMLLAKGKEMAKGDFNPQQPLSHMQRDLRLVLNMAENLDQSMPVTSITNEVFKHTKRLGYSEHDSSAVFVRSRF